One Streptomyces sp. RPA4-2 genomic window carries:
- a CDS encoding peptidoglycan-binding protein produces MPRSKPLPAELDSCARQLVERLRRLKDHGELTMRQLAAKTGYSAKSWERYLGGTALPPQEAVEELARIAGADPVPLLALHEIAADTWDSRRARPVPQPRPAARTQQGQRQQEGEERRVQELEQPATQTGPRPGAPDTPLQLMAPPGPGPAPGRFPHIALTAGVVALAVALLAALLVILRLDEDGTPADVAAPPRTTAASPPPSYACHIARVDGRWSAGVNNGRDTEISYGATGADVAEAQCLLRRAGISPGGIDGMFGPLTLRAVKAFQHRAGLVADGMLGPRSWKALRG; encoded by the coding sequence ATGCCGCGCTCCAAGCCGCTGCCCGCTGAACTCGATTCCTGCGCAAGGCAGTTGGTGGAACGGTTACGCCGGCTGAAGGACCACGGTGAGCTGACGATGCGGCAGCTCGCGGCCAAGACCGGCTACAGCGCCAAGTCGTGGGAGCGGTACTTGGGAGGTACGGCGCTGCCGCCCCAGGAGGCGGTGGAGGAACTGGCCCGGATCGCCGGCGCCGACCCCGTCCCCCTGCTGGCGTTGCACGAGATCGCCGCCGACACCTGGGACAGCCGCCGCGCCAGGCCCGTCCCACAGCCGCGGCCCGCCGCGCGAACGCAGCAAGGGCAGCGGCAGCAGGAGGGGGAAGAAAGACGGGTGCAGGAGCTGGAGCAGCCGGCAACGCAGACGGGGCCGCGTCCCGGGGCGCCGGACACGCCGCTCCAGCTCATGGCACCGCCCGGCCCCGGACCGGCCCCCGGCCGCTTTCCGCACATCGCTCTCACGGCAGGCGTCGTCGCCCTGGCCGTCGCCCTCTTGGCGGCGCTGCTGGTCATTCTGCGCCTCGACGAGGACGGCACCCCGGCGGACGTCGCCGCCCCGCCCCGCACCACCGCGGCCTCGCCGCCACCCTCGTACGCATGCCACATCGCCCGCGTCGACGGCCGCTGGTCGGCAGGCGTCAACAACGGCCGAGACACCGAGATCTCCTACGGGGCCACGGGCGCCGACGTCGCCGAGGCGCAGTGTCTGCTGCGCCGGGCAGGCATCTCACCCGGCGGGATCGACGGCATGTTCGGCCCGCTGACGCTGCGGGCGGTCAAAGCGTTCCAGCATCGCGCGGGCCTGGTCGCCGACGGCATGCTGGGGCCGCGCTCCTGGAAGGCGTTACGCGGATGA
- a CDS encoding XRE family transcriptional regulator: MTSSAPSPPGARLAAVLKELKRRTGLSLAQLANATTFSKSSWERYLNGKSLPPRSAVKELCRLAGEPADHSLALLDIARTDRTDHADHDAHADQAEDSGTTRGAPAARQRTGTRADTPTSALATAPPDTGRSETVPSDAGHIRTGPAGYRRATVLTALASVCAVVLGTLALIHLPSPQRKQASPSPAAPPATRALCQHSACGNKDPLTMKCAADPLTLAEHETATGAWIQIRYSQECGASWARMWGASVDDRVEIRTGGRDGTFRGARVTSRGEADTYVHTPMSVVSPGTSVQACFSPAAGGGKECFETRADQAVFAP; this comes from the coding sequence ATGACCTCAAGCGCACCTTCACCGCCGGGCGCCCGACTGGCCGCCGTGCTCAAGGAGTTGAAGCGGCGCACCGGTCTGAGCCTGGCACAGCTCGCGAACGCGACCACCTTCAGCAAGTCGTCCTGGGAGCGTTATCTCAACGGCAAGAGCCTGCCGCCCCGCAGCGCGGTCAAGGAGCTGTGCCGTCTGGCCGGCGAACCCGCCGACCACTCGTTGGCGCTCTTGGACATCGCCCGGACGGACCGGACGGACCACGCGGACCACGACGCCCACGCGGACCAGGCGGAGGACAGTGGAACGACGCGGGGAGCGCCGGCTGCTCGACAGCGCACCGGCACGCGAGCGGACACACCGACTTCGGCCCTCGCCACTGCCCCGCCCGACACCGGCCGAAGCGAGACGGTCCCGAGCGACGCCGGCCACATCCGCACCGGCCCGGCCGGGTACCGGCGCGCAACCGTCCTCACCGCCCTCGCGTCGGTCTGTGCGGTGGTTCTGGGAACGCTCGCGCTCATTCACCTTCCCTCACCGCAACGCAAGCAGGCATCACCGTCCCCCGCGGCCCCTCCGGCCACCCGGGCGCTCTGCCAGCACAGCGCCTGTGGGAACAAGGACCCGCTCACGATGAAATGCGCCGCCGACCCGTTGACCCTCGCCGAGCACGAGACCGCGACGGGCGCCTGGATCCAGATCCGCTACAGCCAGGAATGCGGCGCGAGTTGGGCCCGGATGTGGGGCGCGTCCGTGGACGACCGTGTCGAGATCCGGACGGGCGGCCGGGACGGCACCTTCCGCGGCGCCCGGGTCACCAGCCGAGGCGAGGCCGACACCTACGTCCACACCCCCATGAGCGTGGTGAGCCCGGGGACGTCCGTGCAAGCTTGCTTCAGCCCCGCGGCGGGCGGCGGGAAAGAATGCTTCGAGACCCGCGCGGACCAGGCCGTCTTCGCCCCTTGA
- a CDS encoding peptidoglycan-binding protein, which produces MRPNALGRTIAGLIAVAGLAAGSVATAGTGYAATATTARTAAAAQPASAAATQNFGLTTAEAKNVQEFLADYWGYTDSIDGQLGTNSWKAFQRCLARYWGYTGAIDGDPGTNTIKALQRLLADDYGYTGAIDGVAGAGTRAAFKRFAA; this is translated from the coding sequence ATGCGACCGAACGCTCTGGGCAGGACCATCGCCGGCCTCATCGCCGTTGCCGGCCTCGCCGCCGGCAGTGTGGCGACCGCGGGCACCGGTTACGCGGCAACCGCGACCACCGCGCGGACGGCGGCGGCCGCACAGCCCGCCTCGGCGGCCGCGACGCAGAACTTCGGTCTGACCACGGCCGAGGCCAAGAACGTCCAGGAGTTCCTCGCGGACTACTGGGGATACACGGACTCCATCGACGGTCAGCTGGGCACCAACAGTTGGAAGGCTTTCCAGCGCTGCCTCGCGAGGTACTGGGGATACACGGGCGCCATCGACGGGGACCCCGGCACCAACACCATCAAGGCGCTCCAGCGTCTGCTGGCTGACGACTACGGCTACACGGGCGCGATCGACGGCGTCGCCGGTGCGGGCACGCGGGCGGCGTTCAAGCGCTTCGCCGCCTGA